The genomic window TGAGATGAAGTTGGAGCCTACCCCACTCTATTGAAATTTGTTTTTTCGTTCTTTCTCTGTTGTGAGTACACATTATAGACAGAAAATAGTTGCTACACGTTGGCAGTGCAGAATTTCGTTCTTTCTCTACATTGATTGTAATGacatcttatattataggacggagagAGTACAATATTGTTGATCCCTTTAAATGAGCTTTTTGCAAAGCACATAGTCAATAGTTCCTtccgaaaaaaaaggaaaaaataggtCGGAACTTTCATTTTTCATTCATTCCCTGTACAGCGTGGTAGTCCTTCCTAAAACATGAGGACAAGTCATGTGCCGTTTGACGGTTTAATGTGTGATGTCGATTGCAGCTGCTTGATAGGTGGTCTAGCTTCTACTGCATTCACCGGTTGATGTTTATGTTACTTACCATCAGATTAAACAGTTAGCCCAGGACTGAgctgtttttgtgcaaaaattgcATAATAAGGTACGTTGACAGGGAGATAAAGCAACAATATCAGTCAAACATTCAGCCATCTAGAGGGTAACCATGCAGAAGATCAGGACATTTTCATCAACATCCATCATGTTCATCTGATGATCTGTAAAACAGGGTACATATGATGATCAGAGGAAGGCAACACCTGCAAGCACATCTTCTGCTACACATGTAACTTCCGACGATCATATCAGCTGCTCAGTCCTTTACAAGGCTCAATTATTATGCAGACACCACTACATTTACATGGCTGTTCTGAACCTGATGAGAATCAAGTGTGAACAGCCCAAAACCAAAAGGCTAAGGGGGTATACAGAAACACGCCAACACGCACCCCATACATCAGATTATCGGAAGTAGACCTATTAGCATATACACATACAGCTCTTGCAGACGACTGAAGAAACAAAAAAAGTAGGTGTGCCGTTCTTGCAAGGGAAGCAGACTAGCGGACGAAACTCCAGACATGGTCAGCTAGTCGGGTGAATTATGGGTATGTTAGGTTTTGCCCTTGgtcttctttcttgatttcagGTCAATAACAATGACACTAATGTTGTCCCCGCTCCCTTTCGACAGCGCTAGCCTCACGAGACAATCAGCGGCTGCTTTTGCAGCTGGGTTCATAGTGGGTTCGCTGCCTCCATCGGAATTCGCACCGTCGTTATTATTCTTGTACCACAGAAGGATCTGTCGCCGGGCAACTTTGCATGCGTCCTCATTTGACATGACATCCCAGAGACCATCGCTTGCTAGAATGAGGCAGTCGTCATCTTTTGCCCGAGCAACAATGCTGACTTCTGGCTTTGGAATCAGAAATGGTTTCAGGTATCGGTCACCTGCAAGTAGATAGGCGATTGGCCATTTCCGCTGTAAGTTAATAAGCCATAAGAAGCTTCACACAGACGCTAACCCATGCACAGAATAATGGCTGGTTTAACTGCTTAGTTTAATTAAATTTCATATGTAACAAAAAGAACAGAGTTCTGTCCAAGTTTAAAAAATAAAAGTATTCAGATAGTAGCAGACTAGCAGCTATAACAAGTGCAACTAATATCCAGTATTACTATTACCCATGCTGACACATTCACAACTACCAGAGCCAGTTGCACGAATAGTAGCATAAAGTATACAGGGTACCTTTGTTCCTTCAATAAGGGGGACTTTTTACTTTTGCTTCCTTATGTACATCAGCATCCTAATCCAAATACTTTGACACGATCATATTTAAGTTCACTGACAACTTTGACCCCATCCCCAAATTTTTCCAGGAAAGGAACCAGAAAATAATCGAGGAACACAGACTAAACTTAAAACATGTTGGCAGCAGTTGCAAGTCGCTGGTATATGAAACAGAGCATTACCTTAGGCTTATAATTTACTGCCTGAAATGAGCTAATGTAATAATGTGACAGCATGTGATCTCGTAAATTGGAACAGGATCTGAAAGAAACATCTGACCTCATAATAAAATGCATATGCATGACAACATAGTTTGTAAAGAAAAAATATGATGGAAACTGTGGCACAAATTCAGTTTAATGTTTGACACAACTGTCCAGTACCAAAGACTTAGGTGTATTGTAAAATATTAAGATAATGGTAACTGGCTTTTCTTCTTTTTGACAACACGCAGATTGATGGTTTGATAGGCTCCTAACGGTTCATGTATCATCACTTACTGACATCCCAAACATATGCAGAAATATGCCAATATGGCCTAGACCTACAACTATCTCCTGCTATGGATGTTTGGCTGAACCGAATAAATTAATGCCATATGTGCTGAACAATTTTATAACATGTCCTTGTACAAGCTTGTTGTGACACTTTTTTTTTGTCCTAAGTTCCAATCTTACAGAGAGATGCCTCCTAGAGTTACTAAAGTACATTCTTCTAGAGCTCATGATAATAATAGTCATGTTGGGACTCGTGTAAGGAAGTAACAAAAACATATTAAGACCTTACTTGCATTCCAAACATGGCTTTACAGATTGCTTGACATCATCAATAATTTTGTCCAAATAATAAGCTTGGGCGTGCAAAAGCAGAAAACTTACCGATTGACCGTGACATTGCCAGAATACCAGAGACACGATAACCATTCCAGTCAATGACCTTTCCACCTGCGGCCTCAATCCTGGCACGCTCATCTTTCCTATCAGGCTAGAACATGAAAGCATAATCAGATACAATTTGGCTTAACAGATAAACTTAGCTGAGCAGTAAAGTCCAGCATGTACTTTGTGATCGACGGACAGAGCAATGGGCTCCTTTCCACGGCAGAGCACCACGCGTGAATCTCCACAATTCGCAGTTATGACATGAGAAGAGCAGACAATGGCAACAACGGCGGTGGAACCCACGTTATCAGCGGCAATAGGCTCAGGACGGATCTCCCTGGTGCCATTGGAAAACCTGCTCGCTTTCCCCGACACCTCGTCGTCTACCTTCTGGAAACAATCACCGAAAACCTTCTCCCATGGTTCTTTCACGTCGAGCTCCCCTACTTCCCCCAATTCCTCCAACCACCTGCCAGCTTTCAGCACCTCTCTTAACACGACGTGGATCTTATCCCGGCAGTAGTTTGCGACCTGCACGGGCATGATGAAGCATGAGCGAGAGGGCCTCGAGGCTTGATGTGTTTCGTCTGGGCCAGGAGTCACAGGAGAAGAAGATAACCTCACCTCCGAGCCGCCGTGTCCATCGTAGACGCCGAACAGGTGCGCCGGAAGCCGGAGCTCGGCGGCGTCGAAGTCGCCCCCGATCCCGTCCAGCTCGCGGCTGCTCGCGAGCATCCGCGCCGGCACGGCGGCGAAGCGCGGCACGGCGGCGCACGCGTCCTCCATCTCCGCGGCGCGGCCGCGTGCCGCGGCGCAGCCCCACAGCGGCACGCACTCCATGAGGTACACGCTCCGCTTGCCGCACCCGTCCCCGGCGGCGCGCGCCCTGCTCCCGAGATCCGGCGGCCTCTCGATCCCGCCGGCGCAttccgccgagcaccccccgcgcGCGGCGGCCCCCTCCCCCGCGAACACCGCAGCCGCCATCACAAGCTCACGGCAGTATCAACAGCCGCAAACCACACCAACGTCCGCCGCACCACGCGCCTGAGCAGACCACCGCCGTATCAGCAAGGGAGAGCGCGAGCCGTGGCCTCCTGCGCGCGAATCAAGGGGGCAGCAATGGAGAAAGAGAGAGCGCGCGCGAGGGAAAGTAAAGAGAGAGTGGTGACGAGGAGGGTTGGTGCTGGGTTGGGGAGTACGTGTACCGGGTGGGCGCGGGGGCGTGGGAGGTTGCGAGTGGCGGACGACGGCGTTGTGTGTTCGGGGCAGGAGGAGCGGATGCGGGTGAGTGGGACTGGTGAGGGAGCAAGGCACGAGGTACAAGGAAGCGAGGTGGGGGAATGCGATTGGGTGCGCCGGGGAGAACAGGTGTCGCGTCTAGACGCTGCTGCGGCTGGGCCTGGACGGGGTGGAGTGGACGGACCTGATGCTGGTTTTGTTGTTACCGTCTGTTGCTCACTCGAGATTTTGGTCTCTGCTATGCTACTTGCACCGTTCCACGGCTACGAACTTGGCTCTCAAAGAAAAAACACACTAGCTATACGttgagagcaactccaatggggcgacccaaacggacacgcgctttgtccgctttttgtccatttgggtcggccaggcggacGTGCACGTCCGCATTTTAAAATGGGTCTGCTTGATCGCCCAACGGGGAGGCCGACCCAAATGTGCCGGCGTGAAAAAAACAAACAAGTTGCACGAaataaacataaataaacataattaaacataaagtggccggtcaaacgccggccaaagtccacctaaatccaataaacattaaataaaacattaaaaaaagtctgcgcccgcctgctgccgccccgcacactgccctagacgtcgtcggccttgcccttgccctttccctcgacgccgccgtcgtcggtgaggtcgatgaagaccggAGCAGGGCCAGCCCACCCGAACGTCGCCTGGTACGAtgccagggcagcctcctccggcgtctgctggggcggcggcattgcggcaagccgcacacgctcctcctcctcctcctcgagccgaAGTGCCTCGACGTCGCGTTGGAGCATGGCCTCGTAGTGCATctgctcctcgccgtcggcctgctcctggcggagccaatgctccttccatcgctcgaggtgggccgcctcctcctctggcgtggcggcgaagtggacgggaggcacgctcacccactcgcggtactggcccgtccacgagtaggcctcctccggccaagtgggtggaggtgttggaaatatgccctagaggcaataataaaatggttattattgtatttccttgttcatgataattgtctattgttcatgctataattgtattgaccggaaaccgcaatacatgtgtgaatacatagaccacaacatgtccctagtgagcctctagttagctcgttgatcaacagatggtcattgtttcctgaccatggacattggatgtcattgataacgggatcacatcattaggagaatgatgtgatggacaagacccaatcctaagcatagcacaagatcgtgtagttcgtttgctaaagcttttctaatgtcaagtatcatttccttagaccatgagattgtgtaactcctggataccgtatgagtgctttgggtgtgccaaatgtcacaacgtaactgggtggctataaaggtgcactacaggtatctccgaaagtgtttgttgggttagcacgaatcgagactgggatttgtcactccgtatgacggagaggtatctctgggcccactcggtaatgcatcatcataatgagctcaatgtgattaagtaattagtcacgggatcatgcattacggaacgagtaaagtgacttgccggtaacgagattgaacaaggtattgagataccgacgatcgaatctcgggcaagtaacgtatcgattgacaaagggaattgcatatgggattgcttgaatccttgatatcgtggttcatccgatgagatcatcgtggaacatgtggaagccaacatggatatccagatcccgctgttggttattggccagagaacgtcttggtcatgtctgcatggttcccgaacccgtagggtctacacacttaaggttcggtgacgctagagttgttatgggaaatagtatatggttaccgaaggttgttcggagtcccggatgagatcctggacgtgacgaggagttccggaatggtccggaggtgaagatcgatatattggacaaagggtattggagtccggaagtgttccgggggtaccaagctaaggccagcatgaccgaaaggtgtttcgggagcctcggcaagtgttggagggcctcatgggccaaaggggaaggggcaaaccagcccactaaggggtggtgcaccCCCACACCCTTTTccacgttatttggggaggtggggcgcctccacctggcttgggaggcaatcctccacctgcttggcttggggggcaagtctccctaggatttttcctagggagatccaatctgcttggccgccgccccctaggggaaaccctagggcgcctccccctctccccttgccccatatatatagtggaggggtgggagggcagccgcacctcttccctggcgcagcccctccctcctccaacacctcctcctcctccttcgtagtgcttggcgaagccctgccggagaaccacgagctccatcaccaccacgccatcatgctgtcggagttctccctcaccttctcctctccccttgctagatcaagaaggaggagatgtccccgggctgtacgtgtgttgaacacggaggcaccgtccgttcggcgctagatcagatcttccgtgatttgaatcgccacgagtacgactccatcaaccgcgttcttgtaatgcttccacttagcaatcttcaagggtatgaagatgcactacctctctcttgttgctagaatcttcatagattgatcttggtgatgcgtagaaatttttgaatttctgctacgttccccaacaggaggcgGGGAGCGCTTACGCGACGGCTCCGGCTCCAGCTCCGGCTTGGGCTGGACGGGCGGCAACGGTGGAGGCGGCAGCACGAAGAACAGGGTGTGGACGGAGTCCCTCGCCACCGACAgggcaagggcttgctccagcccatcctAGTGCGCGTCCTCGTCAATGCGGCTAGCCTCCAGcgcgtgctgcagggcctcctcgagggcggcttggtactccgcctccgcctccatgtcctccggcTCTACATCCGGGGGCGGCGGTGGGAACGACAGCGGGACGACATCGACACCCGAGCGtcgttgctcctcgtgttcgagggtgaaccaagcctcccagttgggAGAGTCGGCGACGTACTCGGGCAGCCGATGCTGCTCTGGCGTGAGCAGCGCGCGGCGCCGGCGCACCTCGTCATCATGCACCCGCTGGGTCCGCGGAACCGCTAGCACCGGGATCCGGTTTGGATCCAaatgcctgttggggaacgtagcagaaattcaaaattttcctacgtgtcaccaagatctatctatggagaaaccagcaacgaggggaaggagagtgcatctacatatccttgtagatcactaagcggaagggttcaagagaacggggttgaaggagtcgtactcgtcgtgatccaaatcaccggagatcctagtgccgaacggacgacacctccgcgttcaacacacgtacagcccggtgacgtctcccacgccttgatctagaaaggagagagggagaggttgaggaagactccgtccagcagcagcacaacagcgtggtggtggtggaggagcgtggcaatcctgcagggcttcgccaagcaccgcgggagaggaaaagggagagaggtagggttgcgcctaggagaggtcaaactcatctgttggcagccctaaaaaccctcaagtatatatagggggagaggggggggctgcgcccccacctagggtttcacccctaggggcggcggccagcccagtcccatctagggtggcggccaagggggggaagaggggaaacttgccccccaagttaggtgggtgcgccccctccccaaaccctaggcgccttgggcccttgtggggggggggggggcgcaccagcccacctggggctggtcccctcccacacttggcccatgcagccctccggggccggtggccccacttggtggaccctcgggaccctcccggtggtcccggtacgttaccgataaaatccgaaacttttccggtgaccgaaacaggacttcccatatataaatctttacctccggaccattcgggaactcctcgtgacgtccgggatctcatccaggactccgaacaatattcggtaaccacatacaaacttcctttataaccctagcatcatcgaaccttaagtgtgtagaccctacgggtttgggaatcatgcagacatgaccgagatgttcttcggtcaataaccaacaacgggatctggatacccatgttggctcccacatgttccacgatgatctcatcagatgaaccacgatgtcaaggactcaattgatcccgtatacaattccctttgtctagcggtattgtacttgcccgagattcgatcgtcggtatgccgataccttgttcaatctcgttaccggcaagtctctttactcgttccgtaacacatcatcccgtgatcaaccccttggtcacattgtgcacattatgatgatgtcctaccgagtgggcccagagatacctctccgtttacacggagtgacaaatctcagtctcgattcgtgccaacccaacagacactttcggagatacctgtagtgtacctttatagccacccagttacgttgtgacgtttggtacacccaaagcattcctacggtattcgggagttgcacaatctcatggtctaaggaaatgatacttgacattagaaaagctttagcatacgaactacacgatctttgtgctaggcttaggattgggtcttgtccatcacatcattctgctaatgatgtgatcccgttatcaacgacatccaatgtccatggtcaggaaactgtaaccatctattgatcaacgaggtagtcaactagaggcttattagggacatggtgttgtctatgtatccacacatgtatctgagtttcctttcaatacaattatagcatggataataaacgattatcatgaacaaggaaatataataataataactaatttattattgcctctagggcatattcccaacagtctcccacttgcactagagtcaataatctagttcacatcaccatgtgattaacactcacacatcacatcgccatgtgaccaacatccaaagagtttattagtgtcattaaactagttcacatcatcatgtgattaagactcaatgaattctgggttttgatcatgttttgcttgtgagagaggttcttagtcaacgggtctgaacctttcagatccgtgtgtgctttacaaatatctatgtcatctcctaAATGCATTTACCacgctctacttggagctattccaaatggttgctccactatacgtatccggtttgctactcagagtcattcggataggtgttaaagcttcatcgacgtaaccctttacgccgaactctttatcacctccataatcaagaaacatgtcctttatttactccaaggacaattttgaccgctgtccaatgatccccattcctggatcattcttgtaccccttgactgactcatggcaaggcacacttccggtgcggtacacaacatagcatactatagagcctacatctgaagcataggggatgaccttcgtcctttctctctcttctgtcgtggtcgagctttaagtcttaacctcataccttacaactcaggcaagaactccttctttgactgatcctatcttgaacaccttcaagatcatgtcaaggtatgtgctcatttgaaagtattattaagcattttgatctattcttatagatcttgatgctcaatgttcaagtagcttaatccaggttttctattgaaaaacacctttcaaataaccctatatgctttccagaaattctacatcatttctgatcaacaatatgtcaacaacatatactcatcagaaattctatagtgctcccactcacttctttggaaatacaagtttctcataaactttgtataaacccaaagtctttcatcatcttatcaaagtgcatattccaactccgagatgcttactccagtccatggaaggatcgctggagctagcataccttttagcatccttaggatcgacaaaacctttctgattgtatcacatacaacctttccttacaaaaactagtaaggaaactcgtttttgacatccatcagccagatttcataaatgcagctaatgctaacatgattctgatggacttaagcatcgctacgtatgagaaaatctcatcgtagtcaactccttgaacttgtgaaaaactcttcgccacaagtcgagcttcatagacggtgacattaccgtccacgtccgtcttcttattaaagatccatttatctcaatggcttgccgatcattgggcaagtccaccaaagtccatgctttgttctgatacaatgatcctatctcggatttcatggctcctaaccatttgtcagaatttgggcccaccatcgcttctccatagctcgtaggttcattgttgtctagcaacatgaccttcaagacaggattattgtaccactctgaagcagtacgcatccttgtcaccctacgaggtacggtaatgacttgatccgaagtttcatgatcactatcataagcttctacttcaattggtgtaggtgccacaggaacaacttcctgtgccctgctacacactagttgtagtaatggttcaataaccatatcaagtctccaccatcctcccactcaacttttcaagACAAACTTTTCCTAGAGAAAGGACCctgttcaagaaacaatccctattgctttcggatctgaattaggaggtatacccaactgttttgggtgtcctatgaagatgcattttatccgctttgggtttgagcttatcaacctgaaactttttcacataagcgtcgcagccccaaacttttaagaaacgacaacttaggtttctccaaaccatagttcaaacggtgtcatctcaacggaattacgtggtgccctattaaagtgagtgcggttgtctctaatgcctaacccatgaacgatagtggtaatttgataagagacatcatggtatgcaccatatccaatagggtgcaactatgatgtttggacacaccatcacactatggtgttctaggcggtattaattgtgaaacaatttccacaatgtcttaattgcatgccaaagctcgtaactcagatacttatctctatgatcatatcatagacattttatcctcttgtcacaatgatcttcaacttcactctgaaattacttgaaccattcaataattcagacttgtgtttcatcaagtaaatatactcagtatctacttaaatcatctatgaagtaagaacataacgatattcactgcatgcctcagcactcattggactgcacacatcaaagtgtgttatttccaacaagttgctatcttgatTCATCTTActaaaaatgaggcctttcagtcatcttgcctatgtggtatgatttgcatatctcaagtgattcaaaatcaagtgagtccaaacgatccatctgcatggagtttcttcatgcgtatacaccaatagacatgttttgcatgtctcaaacttttcaaaaatgagtgagtccaaagatccatcaacatggagcttcttcatgcgttttacaccaatatgacttacatggcagtgccacaagtaagtggtgctatcattactatcttatatcttttggcatgaaaatgtgtatcactacgatcgagattcaataaaccattccttttaggtgcaagaccattgaaggtattattcaaataaacagagtaaccattattctccttaaatgaataactgtattgcgacagacataatccaatcatgtctatgctcaacgcaaacaccaaataactattcaggtttagcaccaatctcgatggtagagggagcgtgcgatgcttgatcacatcaaccttggaaacacttccaacacatatcgtcagctcacctttagctagtctgcgtttattccgtagctctttatttcgagttactaacacttagcaaccgaaccggtatctaataccctggtgctactaggagtactagtaaagtacacattaacataatgtatatccaatatacttctatcaagctttccagccttcttatctaccaagtatctagggtaattctgctccagtggttgttccccttattacagaagcactcagtctcgggttaaggttcaaccttgggtttcttcactggagcagtagctgatttgccgtttcatgaagtatcccttcttgcccttcttgaaactagtggtttcaccaaccatcaacaattgatgttcttcttgatttctactttcgcagtgtcaaacatcgtgaatacctcaaggatcatcatatccatccttgatatgttatagttcatcacgaagctctagcagcttggtggcaatgactttggagagacatcactatctcatctggaagatcaactcccactcaattcaagtgattgttgcactcagacaatctgagcacaaactcaacgattgagcttttctcccttagtttgcaggctaagaaaatcatcggaggtctcatacctcttgacatgggcacgagcctgaaatcccaattttagccctcgaaacatctcatatgttccgcgacgcttcaaaaacgtctttggtgcctcaactctaaaccgtttaactgaactatcacgtagttatcaaaacgtgtatgtccgatgttcgcaacatccacagaccatgtttggggttcagcacactgagcggtgcattaaggatataagctttctactgtccgcataatcgctactgtcaactttcaactatatttcctctaggaacatatctaaacagtggaactaaagcgcga from Triticum aestivum cultivar Chinese Spring chromosome 3B, IWGSC CS RefSeq v2.1, whole genome shotgun sequence includes these protein-coding regions:
- the LOC123070364 gene encoding protein phosphatase 2C 50 isoform X1 yields the protein MAAAVFAGEGAAARGGCSAECAGGIERPPDLGSRARAAGDGCGKRSVYLMECVPLWGCAAARGRAAEMEDACAAVPRFAAVPARMLASSRELDGIGGDFDAAELRLPAHLFGVYDGHGGSEVANYCRDKIHVVLREVLKAGRWLEELGEVGELDVKEPWEKVFGDCFQKVDDEVSGKASRFSNGTREIRPEPIAADNVGSTAVVAIVCSSHVITANCGDSRVVLCRGKEPIALSVDHKPDRKDERARIEAAGGKVIDWNGYRVSGILAMSRSIGDRYLKPFLIPKPEVSIVARAKDDDCLILASDGLWDVMSNEDACKVARRQILLWYKNNNDGANSDGGSEPTMNPAAKAAADCLVRLALSKGSGDNISVIVIDLKSRKKTKGKT
- the LOC123070364 gene encoding protein phosphatase 2C 50 isoform X2, producing MRRRDREAAGSREQGARRRGRVRQAERVPHGVRAAVGLRRGTRPRRGDGGRVRRRAALRRRAGADAREQPRAGRDRGRLRRRRAPASGAPVRRLRWTRRLGGEVANYCRDKIHVVLREVLKAGRWLEELGEVGELDVKEPWEKVFGDCFQKVDDEVSGKASRFSNGTREIRPEPIAADNVGSTAVVAIVCSSHVITANCGDSRVVLCRGKEPIALSVDHKPDRKDERARIEAAGGKVIDWNGYRVSGILAMSRSIGDRYLKPFLIPKPEVSIVARAKDDDCLILASDGLWDVMSNEDACKVARRQILLWYKNNNDGANSDGGSEPTMNPAAKAAADCLVRLALSKGSGDNISVIVIDLKSRKKTKGKT